In Bacteroides cellulosilyticus, the genomic stretch CTTGCGCAGATCCATCTTCCATAAGTTACGTCCACCTTCGGCACTTGCCAGGTAATAGAGGGTTTTGCCATCTTTGGAGATGAGGGTACTTCCCATATTAGATGAATTTGGAGTGAGACGCACGATGCGGTCTTCTATGTTTTTCAACTCTACCACGACATCTTTTACCTTACTGCTGTCTTTTTCCGCTATTTTCTTCCGGTCGGCGTTTGCTTCTTTATACAGTTCGTAATCCTCTTTGCTCAGACGGAATTTATCGTATGCATCCTGATTCAGGAATACCAGCATGGCATCATCCAGTGAACCCCATGAAGCATGCGCACGCATACCGTAGCGTTCGGTGATGAAAAGAATGGCGTTACCGTCGAGCACGAAGCTGGGCGAACCGCTTGTGTATCCGCTATTAGTCAGATTGACAATCTCGCCATTGCCTTGTGCGCTGACCAGACCTATATCCGAGTATGGATCGTGCTTGTTTCCGATAAATTCCAGTGTAAACCATTTGCCGTCCGGAGACCATGCATAGTCAAATCCTCCGCCTGTACTGTACCAGGTAGAGCCATCGGTGATCCGGCGTACTTTCTTGGTTTCCAAGTTGAGCACCATCAGGCGGTTACGGCCTTCAATGAAAGCTAACTCCTTACCGTCGGGTGAGAATTGCGGATGTGAACGTTCTACGGTGGTAGAGGGTAATAGCACCTCTTCCTTTATTAAAGTTGCGTTCGGGAAATTCGGATCTTCTTCCCGAACTATCTTAGCCAGATAAATCTGCCAGTTGCCACTACGTTCACTGGCGTAGGCCAGCGTCCGGTTGTCCGGAGCAAACGAGAGGCCATCTTCTTCTGCTGCCGTATGTGTGATCTGTTTGGTCGTGGCATAGTCCGCAGACGTGACGAATACTTCACCACGTACAGTGAAAGCAATCTGTTTGCCATCCGGCGAAACTGTAGCGGAGGTTGCTTTATCCGGATATTTCAGATAGGCTATTTGCGGCTGGTCGTCGCGAATGATTTCCACATTTATCTTCCGGGGATTCGTCCCTTCCTGCTGGGTATAAATCTCACCGTCGTATCCATAACACAAAGTGCCATTATTGCTCATTGAAAGGAAACGTACAGGGTGAGTTTTAAAACTGGTGATTGCTTTTACAGATTGCGGTTGTGAAAGCGGGAAAGAATATACATTGAATGAGTTGCCATTGCGTTCGCTCAGGAAGTACACGGTTTGTCCGTCCGGTGATAATACCGGATTGCGGTCTTCACCTCCGCGCTGGGTGAGGTTAGTGTGTGTGCCTGTCCGGACATCGTACATCCACACGTCGCGGGTGATGGAAGAAGTATGATGTTTTCTCCATTCGTTTTCACCTCCTTTGCGGTCCTGATAGAAAAAGCGTTTACCGGATTTATCGAAACATACAGCTTCGGCAGGGGTGGCCAGAATTTGTTCCGTGCGTCCGCCTGCTGAGGGAACTTTGTAGAGTTCAGTCATTGAAGCGGCGGGAAAGAGGGCGCTACTTGCGGGGTCCTGAATGGATGCCGCGAATAGGACATATTTGCCGTCCGGAGTAAAAGTGGAGGGGATTTCATTGGTTGAATGAGTAGTCAGCCGCCGGGCTGTTCCACCATTTGCGGACATCACAAAGATGTCGAAATTTCCATTCCTGTCACTGGCGAAGGCTATCTGTTTGCCATCCGGTGACCATACTGGGGTACATTCGTAAGAGTCTTGTGTAGTAAGCTGTGTAGCTGTTCCGCCCGTGGCTGGTACTTTGTAGATGTCCCCTTTATAGCAAAATACAATTTCTGTTCCGTCGGGTGAGATTTGTACATCACGCATCCAAAGGGGAGTTGTCGCATAGCTGGTTATTGCCGTGAAGCTAAAGGCAATGTAAGCAAGAATTTTCTTCATAAGTATATTTAATGCGTTTTTATGCAAATATAGGTAATTAGTCCGTAAATATGAAAAAAAGTCATTATTTTCCCTTACTCTGTTCAATCTGTTGATATCTACCGATACGATTCTTGCTGTTTCTGCAAATGTTGAAATCAACTTTTTACAATATAGTCGGTCTTAAAGTATATGAAAATAAGATTGTCACCTGCTGTTATTCAAACAAGCGGCTACGCATACGTTGTTTATTATCACCAGTCTCACAAATATAGTAATGTAGAATTATTACATCTAAAGAATTCATCAACAATAGAAACTATAGTATTGCGGACTTTGTGATTACGGGGAGATTTGTGATTGTTGATATTGGCAATGATCAATTGGTATGAATTTGGGGATAACAAGACAGCATCTTCCATAAAGCCGACAGAATAATGCACACCACCATCTGTAAAGAATTGATAGAAATCCGTTCTGTTCGGTCGGCTCTACTTGATAGGGAGTTTAAACCGCATGATAGGCATGAGCATATATAAAAGCAAAAAGCATCGATAACCTTGCGATTATCAATGCTTTATCGGTAGTCGGGATGACAAGATTCGAACTTGCGACCACACGCCCCCCAGACTTTTGAATTTATAGCTTGATAATGATTGATTATCAGATATATACACCCATGTCTATACTGCTCGGTTTAAATATGAGTTTAAACAAGGTTTATAACAGAGATATGGTGGATATTTAGATTGAGTAACTTTTAAATGGCGACACTGAATTTCTTCAATGTCGCCTTATTACTTAGTATTAGTTAACTTTCTTACAATAGAATGTTATGATACCTTCATCATCCCATTGCCAGTGAAATTCACTATCTGTAAGTTTCAATACTTCGATGGTATAAGAATTATCTTGGTTGACATAACTTGCGTTAATAATCTTCTTATCTGCATCATAAGTATAAGTACTGTAATCAGACTTTGTTTCTCCATTATCATCTGTAAAATAGAGATGCTTTTCTGTAACGACAAAATACGGATGACCATCCCATTCTAAGGTTTCTCCATCTTCGTTTATCTTTTCAATTTTCCACTTACCTACAAGGCTTGCAGCATTACCACCTCCCTCTTCATCATCATCACCACAAGCCATAAAGCTCACACTCATAATTACGGCAATAATTGCCATTCCAATAAATCTTAATGTTTTCATTTGAATAAATCTATTTGTGCTTCCATGTTCCCAATGGATAGCATTAATAAATAAGACAGTTGTGGGGAACACAGCATGAAGCTGCACACCGTTAAAATTGATTGCGACGTCAGAGATAGAATTTCTGTGTTTTTTGAAATATGTATTAGTAGCCAGTGTTCCCTACTGACTGTTATACAATAAGAAAGCGTGGGAACTATCGAATATTACTATCGTGAGGCTCTGGACTGCCCTAACATTGGTAATAAACAATAGCCCACGCCAAACGTTATATAATCCACTAAACAAGTGGGTATATAGCATTGACGTGAGCGTTCTTGCCTATTATTCCAATGTTATGAAATTGTCCAGATTTCACGATAGAATAATATCTTAAACGCTCTTCGTTAACTAATAAGTCCTTTCAGTTCTAACTCATTAGACCTCTGAAATTGCTGCAAAGTTACGAAAAGTGTTTATAATGGCAAGAACTATTGTTTATTAAAAGCTCATGTTTTTATAAATTGATTCTTTATCCGTTGAACTGTAGAAATACCAATACCTTGCAGTTTGGCAATATTCCTAATTGAATAGCCTTTCTTTAATAAAGCTATGGTATCTCTGTATTCCTCTTTCTTTCTGTCTTCCGTTTTAATACTGCCTTTCTTTCTTCCCAATTTACCACCTTTGGCAATGTAGTTAGCCCTACCACTGTTTAAGCGGTATTGTATATTTGACCGCTCTATGTTTCCCATCTCTGCCAATAAAGTTGTGAGTACTGAAACAATAGGATTGACCTTGCCATCTGTCTGTAAAGTGTAAAGCCCTAAATTCTGAATATATACAGATACCTTTGCCTCATGCAGTATTTCTAAAGAGCGAAGCACCTGCAAAGTACTTCTTCCCAAACGTGAGAGTTCAGATAGCAATAAGTAATTGACTGAATGTTGAGTGCAATACTCCAAACAGTCCGTTAGAACTTGCCTTTCCTCATTCTTCTTTGCGCCACTGATATGTTCCTCAAATATATTAATGATTTCTATATTCTTGGAAATGGCATACTTCTTTAAATCCTCTATCTGTCTTGTTGTGTCCTGTCTGTCATTATTTGACGAGACACGGGCATAAATTACCGCTTTTGTTTCCATCTTATTCTTTGATTAAAGTGATAACAGAAAGAAGCGTGTTCAAACCACTTATATAGATTTATTTGAACACAACTTCTTTTTGATAACTATTCGGCTTACTTGTTTTCCATGCCTTTTAGTAATGGCAGTAAAAGCACAATTGCAAAAAGCGGAACACAACCAATAAACATAGTGACTATTACAAAGAATAGCCAAACTAAAAATTTTATAAAGAACATCTTCGTTGTTTTTAAGTGATTAATAATTAATTGAAAGGTCTATTGCCATACTGATAATCTATTATAGATAAGCATACCCTATCAAAGAAAGAATGTCCTTTATCTGAATAGAAATACTTTTGATAGATATTATCATGTGTATCATTGGATAAAACATCCAATTTCAGCAACCAATATTTAAGAGCTTGTAATCTCTTTATGTATTGGAGATTATTTTCAGAATGGCAAATCAGTTCTTTCAGATATTCAATCTTATCTATAATGTTTTTCATTTCATTACTCATAACATTACAATTTAATAAAAAGGAGAATACTCCTTTTAAGAATATTCTCCATCACAATCAATCAATAAACCATCTATATTTTTCGTCTCCATGCAAAGCCGCATTTATACCAATTGCCATTTCTGTGGCATTTAGTGACCTGTCGAGGAAACTGTCTATATAGCTGTTCTTGTTAGCACCTGTCA encodes the following:
- a CDS encoding S41 family peptidase; its protein translation is MKKILAYIAFSFTAITSYATTPLWMRDVQISPDGTEIVFCYKGDIYKVPATGGTATQLTTQDSYECTPVWSPDGKQIAFASDRNGNFDIFVMSANGGTARRLTTHSTNEIPSTFTPDGKYVLFAASIQDPASSALFPAASMTELYKVPSAGGRTEQILATPAEAVCFDKSGKRFFYQDRKGGENEWRKHHTSSITRDVWMYDVRTGTHTNLTQRGGEDRNPVLSPDGQTVYFLSERNGNSFNVYSFPLSQPQSVKAITSFKTHPVRFLSMSNNGTLCYGYDGEIYTQQEGTNPRKINVEIIRDDQPQIAYLKYPDKATSATVSPDGKQIAFTVRGEVFVTSADYATTKQITHTAAEEDGLSFAPDNRTLAYASERSGNWQIYLAKIVREEDPNFPNATLIKEEVLLPSTTVERSHPQFSPDGKELAFIEGRNRLMVLNLETKKVRRITDGSTWYSTGGGFDYAWSPDGKWFTLEFIGNKHDPYSDIGLVSAQGNGEIVNLTNSGYTSGSPSFVLDGNAILFITERYGMRAHASWGSLDDAMLVFLNQDAYDKFRLSKEDYELYKEANADRKKIAEKDSSKVKDVVVELKNIEDRIVRLTPNSSNMGSTLISKDGKTLYYLASAEGGRNLWKMDLRKKETKLLHKVDAGWTSLEMDKEGKNLFILNGKNMQKMNMASDDLKPIKYLAQVKLDLAAEREYMFDHVYKQQQKRFYNTNMHGVNWDAMTAAYRKFLPHINNNYDFSELLSEWLGELNVSHTGGRFYPDGQSEPTASLGLLFDWNYQDKGMLIAEVIEKGPFDKATTKVKAGVVIEKIDGKEITPETDYYVLLNDKVKKKTLVSLYNPKTKERWEEVVIPIKDSELSALLYERWVKQRAADVEKWSNGKLGYVHIKSMGDDSFRSIYSDILGKYNNCEGIVIDTRFNGGGRLHEDIEILFSGKKYFTQVVRGREACDMPSRRWNKPSIMLTCEANYSNAHGTPWVYSHQKLGKLVGMPVPGTMTSVSWERLQDPTLVFGIPVIGYRLPDGSYLENTQLEPDIKVANSPETIVKGEDAQLKVAVEELLKQLH
- a CDS encoding recombinase family protein, which codes for METKAVIYARVSSNNDRQDTTRQIEDLKKYAISKNIEIINIFEEHISGAKKNEERQVLTDCLEYCTQHSVNYLLLSELSRLGRSTLQVLRSLEILHEAKVSVYIQNLGLYTLQTDGKVNPIVSVLTTLLAEMGNIERSNIQYRLNSGRANYIAKGGKLGRKKGSIKTEDRKKEEYRDTIALLKKGYSIRNIAKLQGIGISTVQRIKNQFIKT
- a CDS encoding lipocalin family protein, with the protein product MKTLRFIGMAIIAVIMSVSFMACGDDDEEGGGNAASLVGKWKIEKINEDGETLEWDGHPYFVVTEKHLYFTDDNGETKSDYSTYTYDADKKIINASYVNQDNSYTIEVLKLTDSEFHWQWDDEGIITFYCKKVN